GTAAATACTAATTCTATTTGTTTGTTAACAGCCATTTGACGAATTTTTTGGAAATTCAAAGCCGCAGAAGAATCAATGCCTTGCACTTGCTGCAAATCCAAAATCAGAAATTGTAAAGAAGGTTGTTGGGGATCGAGCAAGCGATCGCGAACTTGGTCTAGAAATTGGTTGGCCGTAGCAAAGAAAACGAAGCCTTGCAACTGGACAATACCAACTTTTTCGCCTTGAACCTGCAACCACTGCCGGTTTTGGGGGGTACGGGTTAAATGGCTGGGATAGCTAGCAGCCGAGGTAATTTGGGCAACCACATCGATTTGGCTGTAGCGAATGGCAAAGGCGACCAACGCCATGGCAAATCCGGCGAGAATTCCTTCTAAAAAGCCCACGGCATTGGTAAGTACACCAATGGCAACGACAGTAAAATAATCCACACGTTCCAAAGTAGACCAGCTTTGATAAATCCACTGGACCAGCAAAGTTAGTGCCAAATAAAACAGCAAGCCGCCAATTACCGGTTTCGGTAAATAAGCTAAAAACTGCGCTCCCACCATCAACACCGCCAAACAAGTAATACCATTGATAATGCCAGTTAACCGATGGCTGGCACCAATTTTATGGGCTAGCAACGTACTGGGAAGCGCCTGATTGCCTGCCATGCCGCTGCCCAAACCAGAAGCCAAATTGGACAGTCCCACAGATTCTAACTCGCGGTTGAGGTCGAGATTTTGCTCGACAATGAGTTCGATGCCATTTTTGGTTAGTAGCAACGAAAGCAACGTCACCAAAGCCAAGGTGATTAGATTGCCTGCCTGCCCAGCAATAGCTTGCCAGTGAATGTGGGTAAAATCTTCCCCTTGCAAGGGATGCCAAAGTCCGCCAGCGGGAAATGGACCCAGCAACCAGCCTTGCGATCGCGCCGCTTCCACCGGCAAATCCAAAACACCCAGAACCAGATAAAATACCACCGTACTTCCCAGCAGTATCCCCGGCATCACCAGATAGTGCTTGTAGCGACGGGTAACCAGATACAGGAAAATGCCCAAACCCAAACCCGGCAACCAATGCCAAACCACCGAGGTTTGGAAAACCACATCTAGGGTTTGCCAAGTGAGGTCGGAGTCGGTCGCTACTTGAATGGCACCGCGGATCAACAACCAACCCGTTCCTGCCATAAACCCGCCAACCACGGGATAGGGAACCACCTGTAGCCAAGACCCCAGACGCAGCCTGCCCAGGCAAAACAGCAAAACTCCCGTCACCAGAGAACCAATGGCGATCGCGGCTAGAACGGTCAGGA
Above is a genomic segment from Geitlerinema sp. PCC 9228 containing:
- a CDS encoding SulP family inorganic anion transporter; translation: MVAWRWSQTSAKVDRKGVHTDNMTQPFPLKPPFKIPFKSPISEVPDFLQSEQLLPSFTAGTVTGIIGVIRAISYAALIFSGPLSAHLGLGIGMAIFSTAVIAIVASLTSSFGGTIATPLAAPTAVLAVMAAELAAALPASTPPMDVFLTVLAAIAIGSLVTGVLLFCLGRLRLGSWLQVVPYPVVGGFMAGTGWLLIRGAIQVATDSDLTWQTLDVVFQTSVVWHWLPGLGLGIFLYLVTRRYKHYLVMPGILLGSTVVFYLVLGVLDLPVEAARSQGWLLGPFPAGGLWHPLQGEDFTHIHWQAIAGQAGNLITLALVTLLSLLLTKNGIELIVEQNLDLNRELESVGLSNLASGLGSGMAGNQALPSTLLAHKIGASHRLTGIINGITCLAVLMVGAQFLAYLPKPVIGGLLFYLALTLLVQWIYQSWSTLERVDYFTVVAIGVLTNAVGFLEGILAGFAMALVAFAIRYSQIDVVAQITSAASYPSHLTRTPQNRQWLQVQGEKVGIVQLQGFVFFATANQFLDQVRDRLLDPQQPSLQFLILDLQQVQGIDSSAALNFQKIRQMAVNKQIELVFTGLNKSVEDKLVAQGVFQDSKTSPPRIFEDLGQGLAWCENQLLQEKGKQASMTSLNGSQPKVISA